CGAGCTGGGCGAGGCGTACCAGCAGCACCCCGCGCCGCTGGTGATGGTCGGGCCGATGCGGCAGCAACCGCAGGGCCACGCGAAGCCAGTGCGCCGCGGTGACCGGATCCTGGTGTTGCACCGCCAAGGCGGCCCGGTGCAGGAGCGACACCGCGGCCACGTCACCGGGGCGGGCGGTACGGGCGACGTGCGGGGCCAGCGCCTGGGGCGGGGCTCCGCGCCGGTACAGGGCAGCCGTCGCCCGGTCGTGCGCGGCCAACTGCCAGCCGGGGCTGACCGCGTCGTAGACCGCCCGCCACAGCACGGCGTGCCGGAAGCTGATCAGCCGGCCACCGGCGACCGGGCGGACGACGTCCAGGTCGGCCAGTTCGTCGAGCGCGCGGTGCACCTCGGCGTCGCGGCACTGGCCGATCTGCGCGACCAGCGCCGGCTCGAACACCTCTCCCGCCACTGCCGCGGCGTCCAGGACGATGCGGCTCAGCGGGGAGGCGGCTTCCAACTCCCCCACCAGCCTCATCCGCAGCGCGACCGGTAACTCGCCGACGACCACCGACGCGGTGCTGCGCAACCCGGTGGCAGCGGCGGCCAGCGCGTCCAGGTGCAGCGGATTGCCGCCGCTGTGTCGGTAGACGGCCCACTGCCACGGTGTGCCGCACCGGACACCGAGCAGAGTCTGGGCGTCCTGCTCGCCGATCGGGCCGAGGGGGATCTCCCGTACCCGCTCGTCACCCGGCGCACCGACCAGCGCGGTGTGCAGGCGTACGGGCGCTTGTCGGGGCCGGTACGCCAGCACGAGCAGCAGGGGCACCGGGGACGGGGCCCGCACGACCTGGGCCAGTAGTGCGATGGTCGTCTCGTCGGCCCGGTGCATGTCGTCGACGAGGACGACCAGCCGGTGGGCATCCGCGTCGCCGGCACGGTCCACGAGGTCGCGCACCAGGTGGACGGAAGCGGTGGACCTCGCCCACGCGGCACCCGGGCCGGTCTGCCGGGTGGCGCGGCGATCGCCGTCGACCACCGCGTCGAGCAGTGGGGCCAGGGGCTGGGACCGCTGCCCCGGGGTGGCCGAGCTGGACACCACGCGGGATCCCCGGCGCCGGGCCATCTCACCGAACTCGCTGAGCAGCCGGGACTTCCCGATGCCGGGCTCGCCGGTCACCGCCACGACCTGGAGTCCGGCGCGGCCGGTCGCCTCCAGGGTGCTCCACAGAGCCGCAATCTCGATGTCACGGCCCACGAACGGGGTCATCAGCGCCACTGTCCCGACGCCGGCCCGCAGCAGCCGTCAGATTTCCACCAAAAAACCGAGGATCCGACCATTCTAGATCGACTCCCGTCTTCCACAGCGAGCCATCAACGACGTTGACATTAGCAGGATTCGATTCGTTTGCGAGTGGTCGGCGATGCGAGAACCAGGCCACGCAGCGAACCAGCACGTACGGATGATCCCCACCCTAGGGAACTCCCCAGTGCCCACCAAACGACCGCACGCCCATAATCGACGATAGCCATTTATGAGGCGGAGGCATCATTGACCACCCGGCTGTACGCCCTGCCTGTCGACCAGACGGGCTGGCACATCAAGGCAGGCAACACCACCGTATTCGACTGGGACTACGACGACAGCCGGGACAAACTGCTCAGCCTCTACGAAAAGGGCAAACAGCGGCAGTGGAACGCGGCAGAACGACTTGACTGGACCATCGAGATCGATCATGACGATCCGATGGGCATCCCGGAGGAGTCGGTGGCCATCTACGGGTCACGCACCTGGCAGTCGCTTAACCGCAGAGAAAAGGCCAACGTCCGGCTACACATGAACTCGTGGCAATTCTCCCAGTTCCTCCACGGCGAACAGGGTGCCCTCATCTGCTCGGCCAAGATCGTGCAGACCGTGCCGGACATCGACTCCAAGTTCTACGCCGCCACCCAGGTGGTCGACGAGGCCCGCCACGTCGAGGTGTACTCCCGCTACCTACGGGAGAAGATCGGCTTCGCCTACCCCATCAACCCGCACTTCAAGAGCCTGCTCAACGACATCATCTCCGACTCCCGCTGGGACATGACCTACCTGGGCATGCAGGTGCTCATCGAGGGTCTCGCCCTGGCCGCGTTCGGCCAGATCCGCGACTACTCCAAGGAGCCACTCGCCCAGGCACTCAACGCCTACGTCATGCAGGACGAGGCACGTCACGTGGCCTTCGGTCGGCTGGCCCTGCGCGACTACTACCCCGAGCTGACCCAGGCCGAGCGGGACGAGCGTGAGGAGTTCTGCATCGAGGCCTGCCACATGCTCCAGCAACGCTTCGTCGGCGAGGAGGTCTGGACCGCGCTCGACCTGGACGCCGCCGAGTGCATGGCCTTCATGCGCGGCTCCGAGCACTACCAGTACTTCCGGTCCAAGCTGTTCTCCCGGATCGTGCCCACGCTGAAGGACATCGGCCTGTTCGGCCCGAAGCTGCAACGGGCCTTCGCCGACATGGGAGTGCTCGACTACCAGAACGCCAACCTCGACCGGCTGATGGCCGAGGACGAGACCGTCGCCGACGAGGTCGACCGGCTGCGCCGGGAGCAGGTCGCGCAGGCGATCCGGCTCGGCTCCGAGTCGTCCTGACCCCCACCGAGCGGCCGGCCCGAGGAGATTGCCCGTGCACATCCCAACCGCTGCATCCACCAACTACGTTCCCCAGGCGTTGGCGCTGTTCGAGAAGTACGGTCCGGCAGAAGCGATCGTGTACCAGGGCCGCCGGCTGACCTTCGCCGACCTGCGGAGCGGTATTCAGCATCTGGCCGAGGCCCTGCGTGGGCAGGGCATCGGTGCGGGCCGTGCGGTGGCGGTGGTCGCCAACAACCACCCCGACGTGGTCATGTTGCACTTCGCGCTGCATCTGCTGGGCTGCCGGTCCATCTGGGTGGCCCAGGCACCCCTGGAGCACCAACTGGACTTCCTCGGTCAGGCCGGCCCGGACGTCCTGGTGTACGACCCCCGTACCCACGCCGAGGCCGGCGTCGAACTGGCCCGGCGGGCCGGTACCCGGACCGTGTTCAGCCTCGGTCCCGGTGTCGGCACCGACCTGTGGCAGGCGCCCCGGAGGGCACTGGACCCGGCCGACACCCTGGGCGAGCCCGCGTCCGTGTTCCAGACCAGCGGCACGACCGGACGGCCCAAGCTGGTCCACCACCGTAACCTGCTGTTCCAGACGATCCTGGAACTCGCCACCCGGTGGGTGGACGACGGCCACCCGACCCGCCACCTCTACTACGGCGTCTTCTGGCACGTCAGCTCGCAGCTCGGCGTCATGGGCATGCTGTTCGCCGGCGGGACGCAGGTGGTGTGCGACTCCTTCGACGTCACGCAGTTCTTCACCATCATCGAGCGGGAGCGGATCACGAGCACCAACGCCGCCTCGCCCCGCCTGTACGAGATGCTGGACTGCCCACTGCTCGACCGGACCGACCTGAGCAGCCTGGAGATGCTCACCCTGGGCGGCTCGACCGTCGCCCCCGCCCGGCTGACCCAGGCACTCGAACGCTTCGGGCCCATCGTGCGCGTCGCCTACGGGATGAGCGAGGCGCCCCTGATCACCGACCTCAACGGCGACGAGCACGACCCTAGCCGCCCCCACCTGCTGCGCTCCTGCGGACGCGCCTACGGCGACGTGCGCATCGCCGTCCGGGACGACGCCGGCCGGGATCTGCCGCCCGGACAGCACGGCCAGGTGTGGGTTTCCGGTTCGCTGGTGATGGCCGGGTACTGGGGGCAGCCGGAGCTGACCGCCGAGACGCTGGTCGACGGCTGGCTGCGCACCGGGGACACCGGTCGTCTCGACGAGGAGGGCTATCTCTACCTGGTGGGACGCGAGCGGGAACTCATCGTCACCGGTGCCGGCGCGGTCAACGTCTATCCGGGACCGATCGAGGACGTCCTGACCGCCCACCCCGACGTCCACGACGCGGCCGTGTTCGCCGTACCCGACGAGGCCTTCGGTGAGGCGGTGTACGCCTGCGTCGTCCCGGTACCGGGCGCCACGGTGACTCCCGAGGAACTCCGCGACCTGGTCACCGAACGACTCGACACCAACTGGACCCCTCGCGACGTGGAGTTCGTCGACGCCCTACCCATGATCGGCTACGGAAAGGTCGACAAACGCGCGCTACGCGACGGCTATCTCGCCCGTACCGGCACGGCAGTCGGTCCACGGGAGTGAGGGTGCCCAGCCGGTCCCGGGCAGCCCTCGTCGGGCTGCTCACCGCCGGAACGATCTCCGACACCGGCACCCGGGTGTCCACGGTGACCCTGCCCTGGCTGGTCCTGGTCAGCACCGGCAGCCCCACCCGGATGGGTCTGGTCGTCGCAGCCGAGATGCTGCCGTACGTGCTGGTCAGCGCACTGGGCCCACCGCTGGTGGACCGGCTCGGCGCCCGCCGGGTCTCCATCACGGCCGACCTGGCCAGCGCCGGCTGCATGGCGCTGCTGGCCGCCACCTACGGGTTCGGCTTCGCCACGCTGCTCGGCCTGGTCGCCGTCATCGGTGTCCTCCGGGGTCTCGGCGACAACGCCAAACGGGCGATGGCGCACGCCACCATCGCCGCGGCGGGCGCCTCGATGGCACGGGTCAGCTCCATCGACGACGGCCTGCACCGGATGAGCATCCTCGTCGGCGCGCCGGCAGCCGGTGTGATCATCGCCTGGTTCGGCATCACCCAGGCCATCCTCATCGACGCGGCGTCCTTCGCCGTGGCCGCCGCCATCGTGACGGCGCTGATCCCCGCGTCCATCGGACGCCCCACCCACACCGACACGACGGAGCGGGAACCGTACCTGAAGGCGTTGGGCATCGGGCTACGCCACCTGCGACAGGACCAGGTCGCCGTCGGGATCTTCGCGGTGATGTTCATCGTCAACCTGTTCAACCAGGCCAGTGTCGCCGTCTACATCCCACTCTGGGTCGACCGGGTGCTCGACAACCCGGCCGCACTTGGCGCGGTCAGCGGCGCGCTCGCCCTCGGCGCGATCGTCGGCAACATCGGTTTCACCATCGCCGCCACCCGACTGCCTCGCTACGTCACCTTCACGATCGGTCTGCTCGTCGGCGGGGCTCCGCGCTTCCTGGCCTTGGCGTTCAGCCACGACCTGCTGGTGGTGATCGCCATCACCTTCGTCTCCGGCGTGGCGCTCTCCTCCGTCAACCCGATCATCGCCGCGACCATCCTGGAACGTACCCCGCCAGCGTTGCAGGCCCGGATGTTCGGCCTGGCCACCGCGGTTTCCTGGGCCAGCATCCCGCTCGGCGGCGTGCTCGGCGGCTGGGCCGCGTCCGCCCTCGGACTGACCGTCTCGATCGCCCTGAGCGGACTGCTGTACCTGCTGGTGGCGCTCACCCTGGTGCTCCGCCCCGCCCGGTGGCGCCGCCTGGACGAACCACCGCCCACCACGGCGACCGCCGCCGAACCGGCCCGGACGTGAGCACCCGCGCGGCCCTCTGGCCGCCACCGACCCCACTGCGGAAGGCGCCAACGACATGCACGTTCGAGACGACTACGGGCTTCCCATCGCCGACGCGGACGCGCACGAGGCACTGACCGCACACCGCGCCGGCGAGCTACCCCCGGTCGTCCTCGTCCGGGTCACCGACCCGCCGCGTGACGCCTGGGCGGACCTCGCCCACGCCGGGTTCATCCGCAAGCCGACGTGGCTGAGTTGGCGGGCACCCACTCCGCGCTCGGTCGACGACTACGCCGCCCGGCTCACCCGCAAGGCCCGCCAGGACCTCCGCCGGGCCGTCGACCGGGCGGCCGACGCCGAGCTGCGGATCGAGGTGCACCCGACGCTCAGCGCCGACCAACTCGACCCGTTCCTCACCCTGTACGAGAACCGGGTCAACGGCATGCGCTTCGGCTTCTCGTTCGCCGGCTCGATGCGCGCCGGCATGATCGACAATCCGACGACCTTCGGCGTGTTCGCCTACGAGAAGGGCGAGCTGGTCGGTGGCTGCCTGTGTCGGGAGTTCCCCCAGGACGACTCGGTGTGGCTGCTCTTCTCCGCCGTCGACGCACGCTGGCGGGAACACAGCCTCGCCCGGGTGATCTACCTGCACGCCTTCGAGGAGACCCGCAGGCGTGGTTATCCCGAAGTGACCATGGGCAACGATCCCAACCTCTACGGACACGTCGCCAAGCCGGGCCTGTTCCTGTTCAAGACCCGCCTCGGCTTCGACCCGGTACCCGCCAGACCCGTCGGCAAGGCCCCGGCGGGCGACTGCGCCGACCTGCTGCTCTCCGTCGAGGCACTGACCACGCCCGTGGTCATGCTGGGGTACGCCGATGCCGACGCCCAGGACGTCGGCACGCCCCGACTGACCGCTCACGTCTTCGGCGCCGGGCCGGAGGTCGACATCAACCGGTACACCACCCGCACCGTCGACACGGCCCGCCGCGCCGACCTGCCGGCGCGGGTGGACCGTCGGATCCGGATGTCTCCATGAACACGGACCTCGTGCCGGGCGGATCCATGCCCGGCCACCAACCTGATCTCCCCGCGACGAGGATCTCCGTCCTCGGGCCGTTACGCCTGGAGCACCTCAACCACACGGTGCACCTCGGGCCGAAGGTCTCCGGCCTGCTCTCGGCGTTGGTCCTGCACGCCGGGAAACCCGCCGACGCCGGCCAGCTCATCGACCTGCTGTGGGGGAAGTCCGCGTCCGCGGCGGCCGAGACGACGCTCCGCAGTCACGTCTCCCACCTGCGCCAGAAGCTCGGACTCCCGCCCGGCCCGCACGGCCCGGTGGCCACCGTACGGACCGTGGGTACGTCGGCCAGCAGGGGTTATCTTCTCGAGCTGGCCCGGGACAGCGTCGACGTACAGGTCTTCGAGAGCGCGGTCGTCGAGGGTAGCCGGCTGCTCCGGACCGGCGGTACGGCGGAGGCACGGCGGGCCGCGAAGCTGCTCCGGGATGGGCTGGCGCTGTGGCGCGGCACCGCGTTCGCGGACATCGCCCACTGGTGGGGTGCCACGGCCGAGATCAATCGCCTGGACGCACTGCGCCGCTCCGCGATGCAGGTTCGGGCGGAGGCGCTCATCGAGACCGGCAGTTACCTGGAGGCCACGGGTGAGCTCGCCGGCATGGTCGCCGTCGATCCGTACAACGAGAAGGTGCGGCGTCTGCTGGCGCTGGCGCTCTATGCCGACCAGCGGGTGGACGAGGCGGCTGAGGTCTGCCGGGAGGGGCTGACCCTGCTGGCGTGTCGTGGCCTCGACGCACCCGACCTCCACGAGCTCCAGCGGAGAATCCTGCGCCGGACGGTCTCCGTCGGGAGGCGTCCGCCGGTGCCGCGCGTCCTGCCACCGGCGCCGCCGATCTTCGTCGGTCGCCACGCGGAACTGGCGGCGGGCATTCGACTCCTGGCCGGCACAGGCGAGAGTCCGAGGACGCTCGTCCTCGGCGGCCCGGCGGGCATCGGCAAGAGCACCTTCGCCGTCCACCTGGCGCACCGGCTGGCCGACGACCTGCCGGGCGGGCAACTCTACGTCGACCTGCGCGGGTTCGATGCCGTCCGGCCACCGCTGTCCGTCCCGGACGTCATCCGGACGGTGCTGCGGGCCATGGGCGTGTCGCCGGAGCGGCTGCCCGTCAGCGTGGACGGCCAGTTGGCGCTGTACCGCAGCCTGCTCGTCGACCGTCGGATGCTGATCGTGTTCGACAACGTGGCCGGCGCCCAGCAGGTCCGGCCGTTGCTGCCCGCAGCGGCGGGCTGCCCCGTCATCGTGGCCAGTCGAAGCAGGCTCACGAGCCTGGTGGCGACCGGGGCGAGTCTGCCGCTCTCCCTCGGCCCACTGTCCGGGATGGAGGCGCGGGAACTGCTCGATCGGCGACTGGGCGCCGAACGGACCGCCGCCGAGCCGGTGGCCACGACCGAACTCGTCGACTACTGCGACGGCAACCCGCTGGCCCTGGCGGTCATCGCCGCGCAGGCAGCCGACTTTCCGGGGCTACGACTGGCGCAGCTGGTCGCCGAACTGCGGGTACCCGAGTTCACGTCGGCCGGGTGACGCGTCCGCTCGGCGCGTGGTCAACCCGCGACGGCATCCGGAAGCTCGTACGTCGCGGGAGCGGGGGTGCCCAGGACGTCACGCACCATGAGGACAGCTTCCAGGCGGTTGCGGGCGCCGAGCTTGGCGAGGGCGTGCGAGACGTGGCTCTTGACGGTGGCGCTCGACACTCCGCAGCGTTCCGCCGCCTCGGCTGTGGTGAGCCCCTCCCCGAGACGGCGCAGCACCTCACGTTCCCGCGCGGTCAGCTTCTGCACGGCGTCCTGGAACCGGCGGTCCGCCGCAGCCGGGTTGACGTAGAGGTTCAGCAGGGCCGTGGACAGTACCCGGGTCCGGCCGGTGACCGCCTGCACACTGGCGGCCACGCCGCTGAGATCGACCTCCTTCACCAGACAGCCGGCGGCACCGGCCAGCACCGCGGCATCGAGACTGCGCCGGGACCATTCCAGGCACAGGAGAACCACCCTGATCCGCCAGGCGGTCAACTGCCGGACCGCACCGACCAGCTGGTCACCGTGGCTGGCGCCGAGGACGGCCACGTCGACGCGTTGCAGCGGCCAGTCCGCCAACGGACGACGGCTGTCCACCTCGGCCACGACGTCGAGCTGGCCGTCTCCGCTCAGCACGTCGTGCAGCAGGTGACGCCAGAGCGGGTCGTGGTCGGCGACCAACACCCGGGTGCGCGGTTGCGCGCGGGACGCGCCACCGTCGGGCGTCGACCGCGACCGGAACTGGTGCGCCGCACCCCGAACCACCGTCAACTCAGCACCCCCGTCGGAGGTCGGCTGCGCTCAGTCGACGTTTGCCGTCGCCGAACCGGAACTCGTAGCAGATCCGGCGCTGTGCGTCGTCGAGGAGCGCGGCCAGGTCGGCATGCCCGTCGCAGTGCCCCCAGAGCAGGTCGAGATGCCGGGTCATCACGTCGGCCTCGAAGCCGTCGCCCACCCGTGCGTACGCCCGGAACCCGTCGATGCCGTCCATGCGGCGGACCTCGGCCGCGCCGGTGACCGAGAGGAGTTCACAGGGCTCGACCGGGGCCAGCGTGTGGCACTGGAAGTAGACCCTGCTCGGCTGGTCGAGCGCGGGCACGGTCACCGGTTGACCGAGGGCCAACCGTCCGGCGAGTTGGACCGTGTCGAAGCCGGCGCAGTGCCGGGCCAGGGCGTTGATGTGGCCGCCCAGACGGCCGTTCACCTCGATGATCCGTGGCCCACGGTCGGTCAGCTTGATTTCGGTGTGGGTCAGCCCCGGTCCCAGGTCGAGCGCGGTGAGGACACGCGTGGCGAGGTCGAGTATCTCCTGTCGCTCGACGTCGCTCACCGCCGCCGGCCAGAACTGCCCTGTCTCCCGGAAGGGCGGGGCCAACGGAAGCTTCCCGGTGACGGCGAGGTGCCGCAGCCCCTGCGGCCCGTGGTAGCTCTCCACCGACACGTAGTCGCCGTACGGTCCGCCCGACCGGCCGACGAGAAGTTCCTCCACGATCACGGTGGACGCCCGACCGGCCGGCAGGAGCGGGACGAGCACCCGGTGCGCCGCCGCGTCGTCGGTGATCACGTACGTGTTCCGGCTGCCCTGGCCGTGGACGGGCTTGACCACGGCGGGCAGGCCGACGTGCTCCCGGGCGGCGGCCCACTCGTCGATCGAGGAGATCGGACGGCTGCGCACGTCGTCGACGCCGTGCCGGCGCAGCCGCTCACGTTGCCGCGCCTTGTTGGTCAGCAGTTCGGTCGTGGCGATCGAGTGGAACGGCAGGCCCAGCGCGTCGGCCAGCCACGCCGTGGCCGGCAGCATCGGCTCGGAGAAGGTCAGGACACCCGCCGGGGTGAGCCGGCGCAGCGCCGCCAGGTCCGCCGCACGGTCGCCGGTCAGCGGTACGACGTCGCCCAGCCGGCGCAGCACGTCCCCGGTCCGGCGGGTGTGTTCGCTCGGGTTGACCAGGAACGTCACCGGGCCGAGTGCCCCCAGACCGACGGCGATCTCCGCAGCGGACGCCGCCCCCCGGTCGAACACGACAACCAGCGGGCCGGCCATCAGTCGGACAGTCCCGCCAACGATCGCAGCGCGCTGCGGTACCGCTCCAGGTAGGTCGTCGCCTGTGCCTTGTCGATCAGGTCGGGGTCGTAGGCGACCGCGACGGCCGTACCGAAATCCCGCGAGTTGATCATGAAGTCGACGACGAACGGGAAGCTGGTCTTGTCGAAGGCCCACCACTCGCCGGGCCTGATCGCGGTCAGCTTTTCCAACTGCTCGTACACGTGGAAGTGGGTGAAGTTGAACGTTGTGTCGAACGGCGGCCGGCCCAGTCGTTGCTCGATCATGGCCAGCGGGTACCGGCGGTGACGCATCCCCCGCTGCTCGGCCGCGAGTGCGCTCCGGCACAGCTCCACCTGGTCGTCGGGCACGACCGGGAAACGGATCGGAACGGTGTTGAGGAACAACCCGACGAGGAGGTCCGCGCCGACGGTCTCCGGCCGTCCGTTGACCGCCAGTCCGGTCACCACGTCGCGGTCACGACCGGCCCAGGCGCTCAGTGCCCGGACGTGAGCGCCGAAAACCAGACTCTTCAGGGGAACGCCGATGCTGCCGGCAGCCGTCCTGAGGCCCTTGAGCAGGGCTTCCCCGACGTCGAAGGAGAGCATCTCCCGTGGGTCGGCCGTGCCGCCGAAGCGTCCCCGGTCGAGCAGGAGTCCGGGAGCGTCCGCCTCCGCATGCCAGAAGTCGGCGGCCTCCCGATTGTCGATCGCCTCCCGTTCGAGCCGGAGGAACTCCCGTTGGCCGGTGGCCGGCGGCAGCGGCAGGTCCGCCGGCCGGCCGGTGAGCTTCGCGTCGTACAGCGCCAGGAGCTCGTAGCAGACCCGGGCGTAGCTCCAGCCGTCGAGGATCGCGTGGTGGATCGTGAGGGTGACGTGGAAACGGTCCTCGAGCGCCACCACGTGGCAGCGGACGACCGGCGGACGCCCCCAGTCGACGGCCTGGGACAGCTGCGTCTCGCGCCAGCGGGTGACCGGTTCGGTCGTGGTGGCGTACTCGACGGTCAGCGGCGAGTCCACCGAGGACCACAGCAGTTGCACGGGAACGCTGTATCCGCCCAGGTCGAAGGAGGAACGTAACACCTGGTGGCGGTCGTACAGCTCGTCGAGCGCGGCCCTGAACAACGCCTCGTCGAACGGCCCGGTCACCTCGACGCCGACGAGGTCCTGGTAGAGACGGGGGTCACCGGACGCCTCGCTCAGGTAGATGAGCCCCACCTGGAGGGCTGAGGCGGGCCAGGCGTCCCGAGCCCCGGCCGGCATCAGCGCCCGGTCGTACGGATCCAGGAGACCGAACGGCTGGTGATCCGGCACCCCGTCGGCACGCTCGTCGCGGTCGGCCACCGCCGCCACCAACTCGCTGACCGTCGAAAAGAAGAGCAGGTCGCGCAGTTCGATCGGGATGCCCCGCGCGTTGGCGTCCGCGACGACCCGCAGGGCGATGAGCGAGTCGCCACCGAGGGTGTAGAAGTCGTCGTCGGGGCCGACGGGCTGGTCACCCAGGTGCCTCTGCCAGATCTCCACCATGACCTGCGTCGTGTCGCTCATGCGGCGAACTCCCTCGAGGATGCCGTGCGGCGGCGGGTCAGCACGGGTAGCTGTGTGATGCCGGCGATGAAGTTCGAGGCCAGGTGCGTGACCGGGCCGTTGAGCTCGATCCGGTCGAACGCCCGGAACAGCTCGGCGAAGAAGACGGTCAGCGTCATCCGCGCCAGCGGCGCCCCCAGGCAGTAGTGCGGGCCGAACCCGAAGGCGATGTGCCGGTTGTCCGCGCGGGTGATGTCGAACCGGTAGGGATCGACGAAAACGTCCTCGTCCCGGTTGGCCGACCCGACCCAGACCGCGACCGCCTCGCCCTCGCGGACCAGGCCACCGCTGAGCTCCACGTCCTGCCGCGCGTAGCGCAGGAAGCTGTTGGCCGGCGAGGTCCACCGCAGGCCCTCCTCCACCAGACCGGTCAGTGCCTCCGGTGCGGCGACGGACTGCGCCGGATGCTCGATCAGCGCGAGGATGGTGCCGGTGACAGCGTGTGGGGTGGTGGCGTTCGCGCCGAGCAGCAGGCTGTAGCAGTTGTAGACGACCTCTTCCGGGGTGAGCCGCCGGCCACCGGCCAGCATGCTGGTCAGGTACCCGACCAGGTCGTCCGGCCGCTGGCACCGGTCGTCGCGCTGGTGCCGGGCGAAGTAGTCGAACAGGCCGTGGTGGGCGATGGCCAGGGTGGCGGCCGGGTGACGCACGCACAGCCCGGGGTCCTCCGGCGCGGCGGCCATCGCGGTCCACTGCGTCAGCTGGGCCCAGTCCGTTTCGGGGATCCCCATGAGCGTCCCGGCGACCGCCATCGGCAACTGGGCGACGCAGTCGGCGAGATCCCATTCCGTATGGTCGAGCACCGGCCGCAGGATCCGGCGGACCGCCCGGACGACGTCCGGTTCGAGGTCGCGCACCGCCTTGGCGCTCAGCACACGGTTGAGCGGGGCGCGCAGCTCGGTGTGCCGCGGTGGGTCGGTCGAGACCAACATCAGCCCGGCCGCCCGGTCGCCGTGGCCCAACTGTTGCAGGAGACTGCCCCGTTCCGAGGTGAACCCGCGGTGGTCGCCCAGCACCCGGCAGGCGTCCCGGTACCTGGTGACCGACAGGAAGGTCCGCCCGTCCGGCAGTTCCTGCCGGTGCAGGGGGTGTCGGGCCCGCATCTCGGCCCAGACCGGGTGGGGATCGCCCGTGGCGTAGAAGTCGGCGGCGAACAGGTCGACGTCCGCCACCGGCACCGTCAGGGTCTGGGTGCCGCCGGAGATCCTCACCGGATCTCCTGCATCTGGTGAGCCGCCTGCACGGTCCGGGCCAGTCCGGCCGGTGTCGGGTCCAGATAGAACGCCAGTGGGGACACCTCGACGCCGTGCGCCTGCCGGAGTTCCGCGAGGATCTGCACGCCGAGCAGCGAGTGGCCGCCGAGTTCGAAGAAGTCGTCGTCGGCGCCGACGGCGTCGAGGCCCATGAGGTCCTCCCACATCCGCGTGATGGTCAG
The nucleotide sequence above comes from Micromonospora pallida. Encoded proteins:
- a CDS encoding ATP-grasp domain-containing protein, whose product is MAGPLVVVFDRGAASAAEIAVGLGALGPVTFLVNPSEHTRRTGDVLRRLGDVVPLTGDRAADLAALRRLTPAGVLTFSEPMLPATAWLADALGLPFHSIATTELLTNKARQRERLRRHGVDDVRSRPISSIDEWAAAREHVGLPAVVKPVHGQGSRNTYVITDDAAAHRVLVPLLPAGRASTVIVEELLVGRSGGPYGDYVSVESYHGPQGLRHLAVTGKLPLAPPFRETGQFWPAAVSDVERQEILDLATRVLTALDLGPGLTHTEIKLTDRGPRIIEVNGRLGGHINALARHCAGFDTVQLAGRLALGQPVTVPALDQPSRVYFQCHTLAPVEPCELLSVTGAAEVRRMDGIDGFRAYARVGDGFEADVMTRHLDLLWGHCDGHADLAALLDDAQRRICYEFRFGDGKRRLSAADLRRGC
- a CDS encoding condensation domain-containing protein gives rise to the protein MSDTTQVMVEIWQRHLGDQPVGPDDDFYTLGGDSLIALRVVADANARGIPIELRDLLFFSTVSELVAAVADRDERADGVPDHQPFGLLDPYDRALMPAGARDAWPASALQVGLIYLSEASGDPRLYQDLVGVEVTGPFDEALFRAALDELYDRHQVLRSSFDLGGYSVPVQLLWSSVDSPLTVEYATTTEPVTRWRETQLSQAVDWGRPPVVRCHVVALEDRFHVTLTIHHAILDGWSYARVCYELLALYDAKLTGRPADLPLPPATGQREFLRLEREAIDNREAADFWHAEADAPGLLLDRGRFGGTADPREMLSFDVGEALLKGLRTAAGSIGVPLKSLVFGAHVRALSAWAGRDRDVVTGLAVNGRPETVGADLLVGLFLNTVPIRFPVVPDDQVELCRSALAAEQRGMRHRRYPLAMIEQRLGRPPFDTTFNFTHFHVYEQLEKLTAIRPGEWWAFDKTSFPFVVDFMINSRDFGTAVAVAYDPDLIDKAQATTYLERYRSALRSLAGLSD
- a CDS encoding cytochrome P450 gives rise to the protein MRISGGTQTLTVPVADVDLFAADFYATGDPHPVWAEMRARHPLHRQELPDGRTFLSVTRYRDACRVLGDHRGFTSERGSLLQQLGHGDRAAGLMLVSTDPPRHTELRAPLNRVLSAKAVRDLEPDVVRAVRRILRPVLDHTEWDLADCVAQLPMAVAGTLMGIPETDWAQLTQWTAMAAAPEDPGLCVRHPAATLAIAHHGLFDYFARHQRDDRCQRPDDLVGYLTSMLAGGRRLTPEEVVYNCYSLLLGANATTPHAVTGTILALIEHPAQSVAAPEALTGLVEEGLRWTSPANSFLRYARQDVELSGGLVREGEAVAVWVGSANRDEDVFVDPYRFDITRADNRHIAFGFGPHYCLGAPLARMTLTVFFAELFRAFDRIELNGPVTHLASNFIAGITQLPVLTRRRTASSREFAA